From the Polynucleobacter sp. MWH-UH35A genome, one window contains:
- a CDS encoding DUF1854 domain-containing protein: MTQINQSTHQLERDALGRLVFVDSKGERHVGVHPVRAFPITAPGAGIGIMNQSGKELFWFPNMAAIPEAELGLIEEELAEREFMPVIEKITKVSTFATPSIWDIETDRGPTRIRLKGEEDIRRIAGNTLLIADSNGLQFLIKDSTQLDKVSKKLLDRFR, from the coding sequence ATGACGCAAATCAATCAATCCACTCATCAACTCGAGCGCGATGCATTGGGGCGCCTTGTGTTTGTAGATAGCAAAGGCGAGCGTCATGTTGGTGTTCATCCTGTGCGCGCCTTTCCAATCACTGCGCCTGGCGCTGGTATTGGCATCATGAATCAATCTGGCAAAGAGCTTTTCTGGTTCCCAAACATGGCTGCAATCCCTGAAGCAGAATTAGGATTGATTGAAGAAGAGTTGGCTGAGCGTGAGTTCATGCCAGTGATTGAAAAAATTACGAAAGTGTCTACCTTTGCTACCCCAAGCATTTGGGATATTGAAACCGATCGCGGTCCAACTCGAATTCGCCTAAAGGGCGAAGAAGATATTCGTAGAATTGCAGGCAACACATTGCTGATTGCTGACTCGAATGGTTTGCAGTTCTTGATCAAGGACTCAACTCAGCTCGATAAAGTCAGCAAAAAACTATTGGATCGATTCCGCTAG
- a CDS encoding tripartite tricarboxylate transporter substrate binding protein, whose amino-acid sequence MKLKGALLSTALALGVVGVSPAFAAWEPNKPVEFIIPAGPGGGADQMARMIQGIITKNNLMKQAIIPVNKGAGAGAEGFLAMKEAKGDPNKIVITLSNLFTTPLATGVPFNWQDITPVAMLALDQFVLWDNAEKPYKTAKEYIDAAKAAGPGKFKMGGTGSKSEDQIITVAIEKATGAKFTYIPFKGGGDVAVQLVGNHVDSSVNNPIEAVAQWRAGKLRALCVFDDTRMPYKEKITDTQSWYDVPTCKEAGVPTDYVMLRGIFMAPGVTQEQVDFYVDLFKKVRATPEWKKFMADGAFNQTFMTGKEFRNWLTLNEALHKQLMGEAGFLAK is encoded by the coding sequence ATGAAGTTAAAAGGGGCGTTGTTATCTACCGCTTTGGCCCTCGGTGTAGTTGGCGTTTCACCTGCGTTTGCAGCATGGGAACCAAACAAGCCAGTTGAATTCATTATTCCTGCTGGTCCTGGTGGCGGTGCTGACCAAATGGCGCGCATGATCCAAGGGATCATTACCAAAAATAATTTGATGAAGCAGGCAATTATTCCTGTGAACAAAGGTGCGGGTGCGGGTGCTGAGGGTTTCTTGGCAATGAAAGAGGCTAAGGGCGATCCAAATAAGATTGTGATTACGCTCTCTAATTTGTTTACCACTCCATTGGCAACTGGCGTGCCATTTAACTGGCAAGACATTACCCCGGTAGCCATGTTGGCGCTTGACCAATTTGTTTTATGGGATAACGCTGAAAAACCATACAAGACTGCTAAAGAATATATCGATGCAGCTAAAGCAGCTGGTCCAGGTAAATTCAAAATGGGCGGTACTGGTTCTAAGTCTGAAGACCAGATCATTACTGTAGCGATCGAAAAAGCAACAGGCGCTAAGTTCACTTACATCCCATTCAAAGGGGGCGGCGACGTAGCGGTTCAATTGGTTGGTAATCACGTTGACTCTTCTGTGAACAATCCAATTGAAGCAGTTGCTCAATGGCGTGCTGGTAAGTTGCGTGCTTTGTGTGTATTTGATGACACACGTATGCCATACAAAGAAAAAATAACCGACACTCAATCTTGGTATGACGTACCAACCTGTAAGGAAGCAGGCGTTCCTACTGACTACGTTATGTTGCGCGGGATCTTTATGGCGCCAGGTGTAACTCAAGAGCAAGTTGACTTCTATGTTGATTTATTTAAGAAGGTACGCGCTACTCCTGAGTGGAAGAAATTTATGGCTGACGGTGCATTTAATCAGACATTCATGACTGGTAAAGAGTTTAGAAACTGGCTCACTTTGAACGAAGCTTTGCACAAGCAGTTGATGGGTGAGGCTGGCTTCTTGGCTAAGTAA